The following are encoded together in the Papaver somniferum cultivar HN1 unplaced genomic scaffold, ASM357369v1 unplaced-scaffold_19411, whole genome shotgun sequence genome:
- the LOC113339194 gene encoding glutamate decarboxylase 1-like — MENCSENAIVLKTGIEKIDRFNIVSKDIGVPLVAFSLKDHTNYTEFDISDMLRRFGWIVPAYTMPPDAQHITVLRVVIREDFSRTLAERLVLDIIKVLQELDNTSAKLIVKINKQISDNYEKQVQENGKTLVKKTEVETQTEVINKLKKMVLSTKTKGIC, encoded by the coding sequence ATGGAAAATTGTAGCGAAAATGCAATCGTACTTAAAACAGGTATCGAGAAGATTGACCGATTCAACATTGTATCGAAGGACATTGGTGTGCCATTAGTAGCATTCTCTCTAAAAGACCATACCAATTACACTGAGTTTGACATTTCGGATATGCTACGACGTTTTGGGTGGATTGTTCCTGCTTATACCATGCCACCTGATGCGCAACACATTACAGTCTTACGTGTAGTTATAAGAGAAGATTTTTCGCGTACTCTAGCAGAACGGCTTGTTTTGGACATAATAAAAGTTCTGCAAGAACTCGACAACACGTCCGCAAAACTTATTGTGAAGATAAATAAGCAGATTTCTGATAATTATGAGAAACAAGTTCAAGAAAATGGGAAAACTTTGGTGAAGAAAACAGAAGTGGAAACTCAGACAGAGGTTATTAATAAATTGAAAAAGATGGTGTTGTCTACTAAGACTAAGGGAATATGTTGA